From the genome of candidate division TA06 bacterium:
TTTGAAGCAAAAAACATTGAATATGAATATGATGAGTTTTTATCGCGGTTAAGCCGATTGAGGCTTGTTACATAAAGAAAGGAAGTATCTATGGAAATACCTCTTACAAGTCTGAAACAAGATTACCAGGCCACCATTATCAGATTGATCGGCGGTTGGGGCTTTCAAAGAAAGCTGAGAACCCTGGGCATCAGGGAAGGCAAGCCGATAAAGGTCATGACTTCTCAAC
Proteins encoded in this window:
- a CDS encoding ferrous iron transport protein A, giving the protein MEIPLTSLKQDYQATIIRLIGGWGFQRKLRTLGIREGKPIKVMTSQPLGGPLVVEVEGRKITIGRGMAQKIVVEAKE